The Oncorhynchus clarkii lewisi isolate Uvic-CL-2024 chromosome 23, UVic_Ocla_1.0, whole genome shotgun sequence genomic interval GGTGTGTGGTGGGAAGCTTCACAATAGCTATGTATTGTAAGATGAAGAGTTTTGATGGCTTGAATGTTTCTACTGTTCAATCAGAAGGTCTAAAGGTCCTTAACAATCACAATGTTGTAAGTTATTTTATTCATGGTCCTCTCTGGGCACTGTACAATCTGGAATCACAAATGACTATCTTGTTCCCAAACAGATTGCAGATAAAAGTTCACATCATGCCATGGCCACTCATTATTTGTAGAGGAAGTGGTGGTGTAGTCTATAAAGACTATAGACTCTGTTCTGCAGCAGGGTCTTCCTTGTGGCATCAGTGTTGTTTGGTCCTGTGGTCAGGTTTGTATTTGAGAAGCAGACCGAGAGAGGCAAAGCCAAACAGCACCGTCTGGACAAACCAGAGGCAACGTGTCATTGTGCCGTCCACCCCTTTGTCACTGTGAAGAGACGCAGACAGGCAGCAGTTTAGTCTCAGGTTCAGTGTCAGGGACTACAACACAATGGCCCTTATTGAGTAGAGTCCAAATTGGCAAAtataaagagaggagacagaaggctGTGCATAGTAAGATCTTAAACGTAACTAGACATGCAGTTATACGATGCCCCCTTCTGGCCAAAACAAAACATGTTGTGGAATGGTGCACTAGAAGAATCACAATAAAACTATTGTATTCGGTACAGTCAACAGTAGCTCTATGACTCCCACTTCTTCAATTCTCTTTGACCTTTGGGCAACATGAGTCAACACATAGGCTTAAACACCTTAAGAGTCGATTAGCTCCTCGTGTGTTTATGCTAGAGACACCATTTCTTGTAACGGCTGTAGCTCAATCCCCTCTTTACGCCGATATAAGGCTTATTCCATAACATGGGGCTTGTGAAAGTGGCCTTTTTCTACACACGAGAGGCTCCGGATGAGAAAATTGTCACAAAATCGTCTGTAAAACCCGAACCGTGTGAGCTAAGTAACTAATATGCCATCCGGTTGTTTTGGCTCTACGACATCCACAAGCTTCACGGCAGTCATCTGAACTCTGTCGCGGACATCCTCATTTCGAAGAGGTCTTTTCACAAAACCGGATACAAACGAATATGTTCCCAATATCGAAAGGGGAGACTCTCCCAAACACAAATGTGCCAGATGTTCTGCTCTATGACGCACACAAACTTCAGGGGAGTCGTCTAAAGGTTAACCCAGTACCGGGCTGTAAAAATTGCTAAAAGTGCGTAGGGGGTAAAATGTGACAAAAAATAACGTGACCAAACATGGGtcttaataaaatacaaatatttatttttgaaCTTTTGGTTTTGCCATTTAtcaatgtgttattcaatgtgttgggctatagcagtaaaggccaaattcaatgtataatcaaatatttgttttataaCGACAAGGGTCCTACAATTCTAAATTAAAATGACTAAATTCTACATTtaatgaccatcttaaaacaatgatacatgttagcttagtagatatTGCGATCTAGAGGCTTAGACCTACAGGGGTTTTAAGGTTTGGGGTTTTAAAGTAGGTGTGATAGCATGTCACTAGAGGGAGCCTGATAGAAAGCAGAACAATAGCACCCCCTGGAGGAGACATGGATATATGAACATCCATCTTACCTGCAGACCTTCATGGCAACAAGGGCTTCTGCCACGTGGATGACCCAGGTTGCCCACCATCTGAAACACAGAGCAACACCCAACATTCAGAATGAGGATGTTTCTAGTCAATGTCTAACAGCTTTCTTTAAAAACAGTCTTACTTTTTTTTCAGGCAAGTGACCAATGATTTTATGATTTCCTCTAGCTACAGTGTAATGGTCCCATACCACAGCAATTGATTAGAGattcaaaaacagaaaacacATTGGTCTTGTTCGGATATAAAATGTGTGAGTGTTTCTTTGATATTTCATAAGCAATCATGCATGTGATTGATGAGTGGAAGTGTTACACTGTTTGAAAATGTTGTGAAAAGAGTGTGAAAATGGTGAAAAAGAGTGGGACACAGTGGATTATGCAGACTGACCAAGCCTCTATATTCTGTGGGTACCTGGCACATCACTCGAAATCTCATTTACAGTGATATGGTGTGCTGGCAAACCTACCCAGTGCAGTAATTAATTCCTTGTTAATTTGCATGCTAAACCTAAAATGATTGGTTATTACAGAGTTAGGCCTAACAACTGTAGAAGCTGCATGTGCTATACATTGTAACTGCAGTTTCATTCAGCATTTCTTTCAATTTCACATTGACTATCCTCATTCTGACTATAAGGTCTACAGAATCTTGTAAACATTACCATGGAGAAACACTAACTTACCCTTTGTACATGAGAGAATGGTAATTGTCCACCAGGTATCTGGACAGGGTGCCAAGCGGGCCCAGGTTGTCATAGGGGACCTGCTGTGGCCAGAACACTGTCCACTGAAACACAGAACAGAGATGCGGTCAGACAGTCAGTTCATGGAAAACGCATAGTTTTCACTAAATAGCATGTTATAAACAGTGCCCCATACACATTAATTGCTTCCACAACTTTTGACAACATTAATTAGGTACACATGTCCCCCATCCAAGTAATTTTCGAATATAATCACATGGTCACTGTAACATTGAGTTTTGAATATTATGTCCACCTCTGACAGGTTGCAACATGCTTAACAAAAAGACTATTCAGGCCTATACATTCCAGAGGGCTTCCAGCTTGTGCAGAGGCCATTGTGCACTAACTCTCCACTTTTGGCTCATCATTGTTCGGATATAGCCAAACTCATTTAGCTTCGCTGACAGTCCTAGCAAGCAGTTGTCACTGGGGTTCCAGTGTTGGCGCACACATCCTGACATTAGTATGACCTCTGATTTACATGACTGAGGAAGGCAACGCATACCATAGATGTAGTGGGGAAATGATGTGTCAATGAGGGGATATTATTTAGCCAGAATAGAACTAGACTACTAAGAGACATATTGCACCCAAATTATCTTTTCACGCCTGCTATGTTAGGTTAAACTCACCCTTTCCCCACATTCCAAACATAATGCGTTATCTGTAGTGTTATCTATGGCTGATAAATAGGCCTGCTAATGTCAAAGGCTATCTAACGTTACAATATCATGGAATTCTTTCGATCCTTTCCATTCCGCAGCGCAGGTACATTCTTCCACTCCCCTTCCACTCCCCCCTAAGTAACTGCAATAATAGATAGCTTAAAAGTCGGTAATTACAACGGAAactatacaatatatattttttcaattaaTAACACATTTTCAAATTAATTGTATTAGCCGGGACCTTACAGCAGGAATAATTTATATTTAACTCGCAGGGTTGATGACCTGGATACACTTTCATTGCAAGCGCAACATCCAGGCTAACTTCGTAAGCTAAATACTGTACTACTTCGTCATGGACTTCACGGGAATTGAATAACAAAAACCACAAAaacaaatgtctgaataaaagaCAGAAAGTTGGCCGAGTAAAATGGAGATCCACCCGGAGTCTATTCGTGGTGACGCTTTGGCTATGTTTACGGCACCGTGGCTGTGGCACAGTGAACTCAACCATTTGCTTTATAATTGCGGTGGTATTGCTTCAAAACCATCCACGTTTTGTGGTTTTGACTTACTGTGAAGTATCCCATCGAAAGCGCCACTGTAGTTATCCAAAAAACACTGGTTCTTCTAAAATAATGACATCCATCGCTTTTGGCCATGGTTGCGTTTAACTTGTCCCGCTCTCAAATTAACACGTGCAACAAAAACAGTAGGTACGCTTTTGTACCGAGACTGCTGTCTCTGAATGGGATTAGAGTAGGATGATGTCAATCTTTCTTTATCAGTCATATGATATCCAAGGTTCAATATTGATTTGAGACAAGTGCTATTTAGTTTCGAAATAGGAATAGCCTTGACTGAAATAAAGAGAAAAGTTCAAAGTGCATGCATTGCATGTGTGCATGTATTGTTGATTTATTATACATTTACAACTTTGAATAGAATAGACGAAAATCATTGGCAAGTAAATGTATTTGCCAATGATTTTCGTCTATTTTATTCAAAGTTATAGGATTAAAGCTCAGTAAAAGTGGGACATTATCCATCTAAGTGGCTAATGGATGTAGACTAGATCTAAACTAATGGTTCTACAGTAAAATGGTCATGGGACCTAAGGTATTTACAATCTAATCCTCATAGTCTAGATATCTCTATCTGCATGACAATAACGAATCAACCACTTTATAGTAATTACACCATTAGTCAAATGGAAATTGGTCAAACTAGTTATAATTACTTATTTATTCACTGATTATTGCATGTAAAACTGTGTGTCGGAAGTATTTAAATCCTGAGCAAAACAGTTCATGAACTCAAAGAATAGCCTACATGAGGCCATTGTGAAATAGAGACAATGTATTTGCATGTGCTATGAGTTTAACTTGTTAATTTTGTAATATAGCTTTTATTTGAAGCAGTGATGAAACAGTATGTGAGGAGCCACCATATGACACGTTCTGAAGTGTGCAAATACAAATGTTATAGGCTATGTATGTATTGAGGAGGACAATACCAATTTTGCAAGAGGCTTGAAGGACCAAAGGGCTGCACATAATGTGTAATAGGATTTGGATAACCCCCAGAATGAATTGCTGTCAGGTCCAATGGCCCCGGAAAAGGAGGGACTCTCAGGAGCCGTCCCAAAGCATGGAGACCCTGATCCTCGCAGTCCAGATAAGGAAAGAAAAGACAAGGAATGTCTCACCGGCTGATATTAAAAGTAGAGATAACAGTGCTGTTATTGCATTttgttatatgttatttaggaTTATTACTATATAATCATATTAATACCAGTAAGAGATAAAATACTAAggtatattacagtatattgtaCTATTTACATAATATTATTGTTTTTTGGTTCAACTACTTCTGTGTTAAAATACCTGTGTCTGGTGTCCCTACATTTCTATCAGTGTCACTGAGCTGAAAGTTCACTGTCCTCAGGGTCAGTCTTTCCCATAGGCCATGATGAAACCAGCGCAACCCCTGACCTTTCACTGTATTGGGCCTATACATCAATTGGGAGGTGAGGTAGCATGTTGAGTATGGTCCTATTAAATCACCAAACAATTACACATCCTTGTTTTTCTTATTTTGATATCTTGCATCTGTGTTGCTTTTCAATAGAACACAGCAGTCGCGGAAAAGGTTCTGTTCATGAATGGCATTTTGCGTTTCACTAATAGGCACGTGAGTTGATATTTCTTCAAGCCAGTTGTTCGGTTAATGGATGCAAACAAACCAAGGACTTTGTGAATACAAAAAAAAGTtagcatctgtaaaagtttctgtGGACACAATGCCAAACACTGTAAAAGTTTCTGTGGACACAATGCCAAACACTGTAAAAGTTTCTGTGGACACAATGCCAAACACTGTAAAAGTTTCTGTGGACACAATGCCAAACACTGTAAAAGTTTCTGTGGACACAATGCCAAACACTGTAAAAGTTTCTGTGGACACAATGCCAAACACTGTAAAAGTTTCTGTGGACACAATGCCAAACACTGTAAAAGTTTCTGTGGACACAATGCCAAACACTGTAAAAGTTTCTGTGGACACAATGCCAAACACTTTTTTATAAGGCACCTTGAAAATGCAGTAAGCTCCACATTATCTACACACAAAGAAGTAAGCACGTATTACTGTTATACAGCATCAATTTTCAGCTAGTCCGTAAGAGTCGTGTTTTATTTAGTCATGTATTTTATGTCTCCTTGTGTGCCAATGACCTTGCATGTGATGAGGATGGGAGAGGGCCATTCACATTATCTTGGCCTCAGTACCTCTAAGACAACCCCCAGGTCAACACAAACATACCCCCCTCCAAACTGCCAAACTTTGGATACTGCTTGGGTACAGAGTCTTGCAAACAATATAAAAGGGCGGTCTATGCATTTTGGAGACAGAGCTCTTGAGAGCCTTCATGAAGGAGCATCTATACCGACTCACAGAACACTTACAGATTCCTACACATCTTGGATACCATCAAGGCACCATGTGGAAGGACACCAGCATCAGTAAGGAGAGGTCACTGGCTGACCCAGCATATAGACAATGTCAGATTTGTATTTTTGAGTAGGCCAGGTGAATCACAGATTATAATTAttgtcattttttattttgtactttTAAAAAATTCTCTAAAGCTGAACATTTGCTTTCGTAAAAACAATGGATTTTTAGGGGGTTTGAAATATCAAAGGAACTTTACAGATGTTTTTGTCCTATGGGCTAGGTTTACCAGTCGTAATGCTTCAAAGTGACAGAGAGTCACATATAGATTCTTGCCTAAGCAAACCTATCCTGGAGACAGACTCACTACATGATAAGACCACCCTCCACAACCTGTCCTGGGCTCCTCTGGCTCATCTCTGATCTGGAACCTGTTGTTTCCCCCTCAGATGTCCCAGGACAGATGGCCGTTACCGGAGCCTCGTCCCGGAGTACCAACCGCAGAAAGAGGACCAGCTTCTCCAAAGAGCACGTGGAGCTACTCCGTGTCACCTTTGAGACAGACCCTTACCCTGgcatcagcctgagagagagccTGTCCCAGAAAACAGGGCTACCTGAATCTCGTATCCAGGTAAGCAGCTACGCACACATGTAAGCATGCCGGAACGCGTTCGCACAGACTCCCGCACACGCGAGTGTAACGGGCTTGGTTTATATTACAAATGCCCTGTGTTCAAAATGGGGCCTGCGTGTGTGCTGCTGATACTGGCAGTAGCAGGGTTTCTGTTTATCTTTTAATTCACTACGATGATGTAAGCGGTTTTATCTGTGGTTCGTTTGGTCTGACTGgtagaatgtaaaacactaataGTAAACAGAGGAGACAAAAGCAAGATAAGCCCCAAACGCTCTCACTGTATTCTACAGGTGTTTGAGAGTGGGCTTGGTAAATTATTAACATGGGCTCAAAGCAGATAATTCTATCTTAGTCACGTAGTTTCTGTTTGCGTTGGATGTACATTCTAAATGCAGTGTTATAACAACAGTCGTTTTGCAATTTCTCTCCAGGTGTGGTTCCAGAACAGGAGGGCTCGGACTCTGAAGTGTAAGGGAGCTAAGACGTTTCTGTGCCAGTCAGACTCTGGCTTACACTCCCCTGGTGGGTTCACCcctgtccaggatccagtttcccAGCCCCGCACCATGGGGACAGGGGCTACCCAGCACTGCCTTGCCCCTCTATCCACCCCCCCCTGCCTGCCCCCTGCCTACCCCGCCCAGGTGAAGGAGGAGGATTACTTTTTCTATGGACGCTACTTTCCACCCTACCCTGGAGCGGAGGAGACTGGCCACAACACCTCCCAGTTTGGGTTTAGGCAGGCCAAGGTGCTGGGATACAGCTCCAGCATGCACCTGAAGAGCCCCGGGCACCAGATGGTTCAAGGAGCCTGGCCCCAGGCAGTTGACCAGGCGACCCCAGTCCAGTCCATTTGGAGCCCCTCTCCTCTGGAGGTGAGGAACTACAGCTCAGGCTCCAGCAAGGCCTTCCTCTACCATCGCTCAGCCGAGCAGCAGCCCTTCTACAACAACCCCCAGGAAGCCTATGGAGGCCCCATTTCCCAGACCCAGGCCCCAGCCACCCCGGATTCTGGCTGCTGGGAAGTTGGGCAAGAGAACACCCCTCCGATGGAAGGCCAAGGTTCCCGATTGGATGGCTCCTGGAGCATGGCTatgtctaccccagaatacccagGACAAGCCCCGCTCCATGCCCCCTTGCCAGACCTCCCGGCCATGTCCCTGCAGGAGATCCTgggagagctggagggagagtGGCAGGAGGGAGATGGACTGGACAGCCACCCCAATGGGGACAAACTGGTTTACTGCTGAAGTCTTATCTCACTCTTCTTTTTTTTAACGATAGACAACCTcttcataattattattattattgtagcaTTTTGTATGTTTGTGGGAGTACGAGAGTGTTTACTGTATAGCCTGTGTTTCTGTGGACTAAAtgctctcagagagagagagagagagagagagagagagagagagcgatagagagagagcgatagagagagagagagagagagagagagcgatagagagagtgatagagagagtgatagagagagtgatagagagagagagagcgagagagagagcgagaggatcATACGTCCTCTTTTCCACAATGATTCAATTTATTCTCCTATGTACGTCATCCCAATTAATTTTAGGTTATCTACTTATTTATCTATCGCTTCCTGCACTATCGCTTCCTGCACTACCCAGACTCCtgcactaccccccccccccccccccccccccccccccccgctgctgctattctctgttattacctatgcatagccactttaataactctacctagaTGTAGATAGTTACCTCGATatcggtgcccctgcacattgacagattgactctgtaccggcaccccctgtatgtagcccagctattgttatttactgctgctctttaattatttgttattcttatctcttactttttttttaggtattttcttaaacctgaattgttggttaagggcttgtaagtaaacatttcactgtaaggtctacacctattgtattcggcgcatgtgacattaacattttattttattttattttatttgaacaaATCCATTGTATTAAAACACCTTTGATTTAGAGGAAGTAATATCGTGTTGATTCTTAAAGTATCATGCCATAATGAAGGGTATGTAAACACAGAGAGACTAAGCAGGCCTTCAAGATGGTTGTGTATCCACTGAGTAAGGCTTTGAATTTACGTTCCTTTACACTCATCTGTATTTGTCATGCATTTGATCCGTTGTCCCTCTTGCACAGTGTAAAGCAACATATATCCACTAGATGGTGCTTGTAAGTCACATTCATAGTGTGGGAATGCAAGGAGCTGGTCAATGTACCGTGTATCAATTATAATGCTGTTTCTGACCATAACTCTTAAATTGTCCATACAAGCCTGATGAAGGAGATTTTGTCATTACTCTTATGCTAGATTACCACGATAACCAATTTTAATTACCATATATTATAGGATACATTTTTATAGATTTTTGAAACTCCATTCTGGTTCTATGTTATGTATTGTAGTGTCCGTGTTTTGAAACTCCATTCTGGTTCTATGTTATGTATTGTAGTGTCCGTGTTTTGAAACTCCATTCTACTACTATATTATGTATTGTAGTGTCCGTGTTTTGAAACTCCATTCTGGTTCTATATTATGTATTGTAGTGTCCGTGTTTTGAAACTCCATTCTGGTTCTATGTTATGTATTGTAGTGTCCGTGTTTTGAAACTCCATTCTGCTTCTATGTTATGTATTGTAGTGTCCGTGTTTTGAAACTCCATTCTGCTACTATATTATGTATTGTAGTGTCCGTGTTTTGAAACTCCATTCTGGTTCTATGTTATGTATTGTAGTGTCCGTGTTTTGAAACTCCATTCTGCTACTATATTATGTATTGTAGTGTCCGTGTTTTGAAACTCCATTCTGGTTCTATGTTATGTATTGTAGTGTCCGTGTTTTGAAACTCCATTCTGCTACTATATTATGTATTGTAGTGTCCGTGTTTTGAAACTCCATTCTGGTTCTATGTTATGTATTGTAGTGTCCGTGTTTTGAAACTCCATTCTGGTTCTATGTTATGTATTGTAGTGTCCGTGTTTTGAAACTCCATTCTGGTTCTATGTTATGTATTGTAGTGTCCGTGTTTTGAAACTCCATTCTGCATCTATATTATGTATTGTAGTGTCCGTGTTTTGAAACTCAATTCTGGTTCTATGTTATGTATTGTAGTGTCCGTGTTTTGAAACTCCATTCTGGTTCTATGTTATGTATTGTAGTGTCCGTGTTTTGAAACTCCATTCTGGTTCTATGTTATGTATTGTAGTGTCCGTGTTTTGAAACTCCATTCTGGTTCTATGTTATGTATTGTAGTGTCCGTGTTTTGAAACTCCATTCTGGTTCTATATTATGTATTGTAGTGTCCGTGTTTTGAAACTCCATTCTGCATCTATATTATGTATTGTAGTGTCCGTGTTTTGAAACTCCATTCTGGTTCTATGTTATGTATTGTAGTGTCCGTGTTTTGAAACTCCATTCTGGTTCTATGTTATGTATTGTAGTGTCCGTGTTTTGAAACTCCATTCTGGTTCTATGTTATGTATTGTAGTGTCCGTGTTTTGAAACTCCATTCTGGTTCTATGTTATGTATTGTAGTGTCCGTGTTTTGAAACTCCATTCTGGTTCTATGTTATGTATTGTAGTGTCCGTGTTTTGAAACTCCATTCTGGTTCTATGTTATGTATTGTAGTGTCCGTGTTTTGAAACTCCATTCTGGTTCTATGTTATGTATTGTAGTGTCCGTGTTTTGAAACTCCATTCTGCATCTATATTATGTATTGTAGTGTCCGTGTTTTGAAACTCCATTCTGCTTCCATAtgttatgtattgtagtgtattttaTTTATTCGATTTATTTGATGGTTGACGTACACTTCTAATGCTTTCCCCGTGCTGAcattttttcaggtctctctctcaAAAGAAGTCAACCTTCATGGGAAAAATAAAGGATAAATGGTTCAAAAAGACGGTATATGTTTCCAACTATAATTATAAAACCACAACATTTTATAATACAAATAAGATCGTCTGTGCCATCCATTTTTCTATCGCTCCTGGATATTGTCATATGATATTGTAAGTTTTCTATAGACACCATAGAAGATCCCTCCCGTCATGCGCCAAACTGACCACCCTCCTACAGTACATGACGTCTTACCACACAGAAAGGGGAGACAGTACTGGCAGAGTTACTTTACAACCAGAAACGACTGTCCAGCATCCACACAAGGACAAACAGGCTGAAACGTTCTACCATAGCCCCTAACCATCAGACTTTTTAACAGCCAAATGTGACTTTTTAAACTGTCATTTCTTGTAAGCTAGGAACCTTTTCATTGAACGTAAtaccctgtgtttttgttttttgaaagTTTTTGTCTAAATGTAACTGTGCCTTCTGCAATATTCAGTCTTGTCGGCTGCAAGCATGAATGAAATTTACCGAATCAACCCGATGACCTCACTCGCCCTCTCATAATACAACAGCATCCACCAGATCGGCTGAATAGGGAGGTGCATATCTGTTGCTATGACCAACGTTTTCCTGCGACTGCTACCCCTGTAGTCGCACGTGTTCCACAGGGGGAAATGGGCTGTGAGACACAATGGAAAGAGAGACGACATCTGTTGCTCTCACCCAGTAGCATCATTCATTACACAGGTCATAGAGGAACATTTAGGAAAATGTTCGTGTACAGGAGGTAAACATAACAAAAGGATTATTTGCATACAGGGATATTTTCTAGTAGTGTACCTGAGAGACCTAAAGAGGACACAGACatatatgcatgcacacacacacacacacacacacacacacacagctttcccCCATCCCATTCCAAGCAGCATCAATGAATGGCTGGAAGTGAAGATGTgcaataagacaggagagaggggagcaatcacaaagccctgagatGAGCTCTTAAATTAGACTGTGCAATAAAGGACAACACTGAGGGATTGATGAAATTACAGgccatatttttttgtgaaggctgGACTCATACCCTAGAACTGCCAGCAGCTGATGGAACAACCCATCACTCATATGCCTGTCTTCCCCAAGCTTGTTACACATTGGAAAATTGACACTGCGTGTGAGTCCGCACATCTttcgcgtttgtgtgtgtgtgttcatgtgcgtATACGTGCATATGTTTGTGCTTATAAGTATGTGCATGTGCGTGTCTGCGCATGCATTTGTGTACACGTGTCACATGAAAAAATGCAGTATCTAGAAATATGATAGAAGCGCGTGCACATTTAATTTCAAGTAAATGTTCTCTCAAGAGTGGTAAATCAAAACAGTCAAAAAGGAACTACTGGGATACGATAAAAGACAAGACCTGTCTTTTATAGATGCCTTCACCTTTAAACCTTGTCCGGTTACAAAAATAGACTGTTGA includes:
- the LOC139381416 gene encoding transmembrane protein 254; protein product: MAKSDGCHYFRRTSVFWITTVALSMGYFTWTVFWPQQVPYDNLGPLGTLSRYLVDNYHSLMYKGWWATWVIHVAEALVAMKVCSDKGVDGTMTRCLWFVQTVLFGFASLGLLLKYKPDHRTKQH